One region of Primulina tabacum isolate GXHZ01 chromosome 17, ASM2559414v2, whole genome shotgun sequence genomic DNA includes:
- the LOC142531432 gene encoding protein JOKA2-like isoform X1: MEEAYIIVIKVKYGDVLRRFSSWISDSELGVNVDELKEKILSLFKLPQNSALTLTYIDEDDDEVMLVDDDDLRDIVRQRLDLLRITVKLTAEKNATKYYSSGSSTPLKSPPVQKPFQCTKTALEPLCETLVKLSTNLASKVSTSTPDIKSLVNYFSEVSSSYLAYISEFQPRMQTPTDNFVMKDSETSKADAAQSMVRSNVGFEGFIKQNESMEKLELLATVIDNSVKLGDKSVVSIKTSSATGPGLNDVGLDSKTINAGQVPLQNLGWLVRKKNSSRSVNVFEG; this comes from the exons ATGGAAGAAGCGTATATAATAGTGATCAAG GTCAAATATGGGGATGTGCTCAGGCGTTTCAGTTCTTGGATTTCTGATTCTGAGTTGGGTGTCAATGTGGATGAATTGAAGGAGAAGATCCTTTCCCTTTTCAAGTTACCTCAAAATAGTGCTTTAACGTTAACTTATATTGACGAAGACGACGATGAGGTGATGCtagttgatgatgatgatctCCGTGATATTGTGAGGCAGAGGCTGGACCTTTTGCGAATTACTGTCAAGCTGACTGCTGAAAAGAATGCCACAAAGTATTATTCAAGTGGAAGTTCTACTCCCTTGAAATCACCTCCGGTGCAGAAACCGTTTCAATGTACTAAAACTGCTCTGGAGCCTCTATGTGAGACTCTTGTGAAGCTTTCGACTAATTTGGCATCTAAGGTGTCGACCTCCACACCCGATATTAAGAGTCTCGTTAACTACTTCTCAGAAGTGAGCTCGTCCTACTTGGCATATATTTCAGAGTTCCAACCTAGAATGCAGACTCCCACTGATAACTTTGTAATGAAAGACTCGGAAACATCCAAGGCTGATGCTGCCCAATCAATGGTTCGATCAAATGTTGGATTTGAAGGGTTCATTAAGCAAAATGAGAGCATGGAAAAACTTGAACTGCTGGCAACCGTGATTGACAATTCTGTGAAACTTGGTGATAAAAGTGTAGTAAGCATAAAGACTTCTTCTGCAACTGGACCTGGTTTAAATGATGTGGGACTTGACTCAAAAACTATCAATGCTGGTCAGGTCCCGCTGCAAAATCTAGGGTGGTTGGTAAGAAAGAAAAATTCGAGCAGATCAGtgaatgtttttgaaggatAA
- the LOC142531432 gene encoding protein JOKA2-like isoform X2 — MLYTIFLFLQVKYGDVLRRFSSWISDSELGVNVDELKEKILSLFKLPQNSALTLTYIDEDDDEVMLVDDDDLRDIVRQRLDLLRITVKLTAEKNATKYYSSGSSTPLKSPPVQKPFQCTKTALEPLCETLVKLSTNLASKVSTSTPDIKSLVNYFSEVSSSYLAYISEFQPRMQTPTDNFVMKDSETSKADAAQSMVRSNVGFEGFIKQNESMEKLELLATVIDNSVKLGDKSVVSIKTSSATGPGLNDVGLDSKTINAGQVPLQNLGWLVRKKNSSRSVNVFEG; from the coding sequence ATGTTGTACACGATATTTCTATTTCTACAGGTCAAATATGGGGATGTGCTCAGGCGTTTCAGTTCTTGGATTTCTGATTCTGAGTTGGGTGTCAATGTGGATGAATTGAAGGAGAAGATCCTTTCCCTTTTCAAGTTACCTCAAAATAGTGCTTTAACGTTAACTTATATTGACGAAGACGACGATGAGGTGATGCtagttgatgatgatgatctCCGTGATATTGTGAGGCAGAGGCTGGACCTTTTGCGAATTACTGTCAAGCTGACTGCTGAAAAGAATGCCACAAAGTATTATTCAAGTGGAAGTTCTACTCCCTTGAAATCACCTCCGGTGCAGAAACCGTTTCAATGTACTAAAACTGCTCTGGAGCCTCTATGTGAGACTCTTGTGAAGCTTTCGACTAATTTGGCATCTAAGGTGTCGACCTCCACACCCGATATTAAGAGTCTCGTTAACTACTTCTCAGAAGTGAGCTCGTCCTACTTGGCATATATTTCAGAGTTCCAACCTAGAATGCAGACTCCCACTGATAACTTTGTAATGAAAGACTCGGAAACATCCAAGGCTGATGCTGCCCAATCAATGGTTCGATCAAATGTTGGATTTGAAGGGTTCATTAAGCAAAATGAGAGCATGGAAAAACTTGAACTGCTGGCAACCGTGATTGACAATTCTGTGAAACTTGGTGATAAAAGTGTAGTAAGCATAAAGACTTCTTCTGCAACTGGACCTGGTTTAAATGATGTGGGACTTGACTCAAAAACTATCAATGCTGGTCAGGTCCCGCTGCAAAATCTAGGGTGGTTGGTAAGAAAGAAAAATTCGAGCAGATCAGtgaatgtttttgaaggatAA